The following coding sequences lie in one Alosa sapidissima isolate fAloSap1 chromosome 15, fAloSap1.pri, whole genome shotgun sequence genomic window:
- the LOC121684605 gene encoding olfactory receptor 52B2-like, whose protein sequence is MENVSITFELSLDPFFIPDGARYPIFFFGLVIYLFCISCNLTLLGLIIARRNLHKPMYFILFSLPFNDLVGITAMLPKVLSDILTDRHTVYYPLCVLQGFLLHMYGGGVLFILAAMAFDRYIAICSPLRYNSLMTPRVVVAIIAIVWALDFVFIFTIFVLQARLPRCKSKLMNVFCDNPSLLKMTCGNTFINNITGLFNTALMQIISISVQAVSYVKILIACLVTRQNEARSKAINTCVAQLVIFFTFELTSTFTILSHRFQNVSPDLQKIMEICLKSVFLYLHLFFFFNRMNVIPLERLSCNV, encoded by the exons ATGGAAAATGTTAGCATTACCTTTGAACTTAGCCTGGATCCCTTTTTTATTCCAGATGGGGCAAGGTATCCCATATTTTTCTTTGGGCTAGTGATATACCTGTTTTGTATATCTTGCAACCTGACTCTGCTTGGACTCATTATAGCGAGGAGAAACCTTCACAAGCCAATGTATTTCATTTTGTTCAGTCTACCATTTAATGACCTTGTAGGGATCACTGCAATGCTACCCAAAGTCCTGTCGGATATCTTAACAGATAGACATACAGTTTATTATCCTCTGTGTGTTCTTCAAGGCTTTTTACTTCACATGTATGGTGGCGGAGTTCTTTTCATCTTAGCAGCAATGGCCTTTGATCGATATATTGCGATTTGTTCTCCATTACGGTACAATTCACTCATGACACCCAGAGTGGTGGTAGCAATTATTGCAATTGTTTGGGCTCTGGATTTTGTTTTCATATTTACAATATTTGTACTCCAGGCCAGGCTACCTCGATGCAAATCTAAACTGATGAACGTGTTCTGTGACAATCCCTCACTTCTCAAGATGACATGTGGTAATACTTTTATTAACAACATTACTGGCTTGTTTAACACTGCTCTCATGCAAATAATAAGTATATCTGTCCAAGCGGTCTCCTATGTCAAGATATTGATTGCTTGTCTGGTTACAAGGCAAAATGAAGCAAGAAGCAAGGCTATCAACACCTGTGTGGCACAACTGGTTATATTCTTCACTTTTGAACTCACAAGTACTTTTACAATTTTATCACAtaggtttcaaaatgtttcACCTGATTTACAGAAGATTATGG AAATCTGTTTGAAGAGTGTGTTTTTATATCtacatcttttctttttttttaataggaTGAATGTTATACCTTTGGAAAGATTGTCATGTAATGTTTAA
- the LOC121684603 gene encoding olfactory receptor 52B2-like, producing the protein MDKYTLNQTFSFDLQIASFDIHPSAEYPIFIIGLLVYLFSVLSNVMILVLIVTQRSLHRPMFYILFSLPLNDLIGITAMLPRVLVDIVIKKNTVYYPLCVFQGFLLHMFGGGTLFVLAAMAFDRYIAICKPLRYHSIMTPLTVAGILSLAWGLDLAMILVLFILQARLRRCRTLIMNVYCSNFSLLNLSCGEDITVNNVYGLAITALMHIITITVQLFSYIQILLTCVFNKQSDAKTKAVNTCLAQIIVFLIFEFVSLFTILSYRFPNISTNARMVCGMMIFLILPVFNPIIYGVKTKDIRIAFSQVVKKRRL; encoded by the coding sequence ATGGACAAATATACATTAAATCAAACATTTTCATTTGATTTACAAATTGCCAGTTTTGACATCCACCCCTCAGCTGAATACcctattttcattataggcctTTTGGTTTACTTATTTTCTGTCCTCTCAAATGTGATGATCCTGGTGCTGATAGTTACTCAGAGAAGTCTCCACAGACCGATGTTTTACATCCTCTTCAGCCTGCCATTGAATGACCTCATTGGAATTACTGCAATGCTTCCCCGTGTGCTTGTGGACATTGTGATAAAGAAAAACACTGTATATTACCCACTCTGTGTCTTTCAGGGTTTTTTGCTCCATATGTTTGGTGGTGGCACCCTATTTGTATTGGCAGCAATGGCATTTGATCGATATATTGCTATATGCAAGCCACTGAGATACCATTCCATCATGACACCTCTAACTGTTGCTGGGATATTGTCATTGGCATGGGGGTTAGACTTGGCCATGATTTTGGTTCTGTTTATCCTTCAGGCTAGACTGCGTAGATGCAGAACTTTGATAATGAATGTATACTGTAGCAATTTTTCTTTGCTAAACCTGTCCTGTGGAGAAGAcataacagtcaataatgttTATGGATTAGCAATAACAGCATTAATGCATATCATCACTATAACAGTACAGCTATTCTCATATATCCAAATCTTATTGACATGTGTCTTTAACAAACAATCAGATGCCAAAACAAAAGCTGTGAACACCTGCTTAGCACAGATAATAGTGTTTCTGATTTTTGAGTTTGTTAGTTTGTTCACAATACTGTCCTACCGGTTTCCAAATATATCCACAAATGCCAGAATGGTCTGTGGGATGATGATTTTTCTGATTCTGCCTGTTTTCAATCCCATTATTTATGGAGTGAAAACTAAGGATATTAGAATAGCATTCTCTCAGGTAGTTAAGAAAAGAAGGCTTTGA
- the LOC121684604 gene encoding olfactory receptor 52B2-like → MDNITIAFKLSLDPFFIPAGARYPIFFFGLVIYLFCISCNMTLIGLIIMKRNLHKPMYFILFSLPLNDLIGITAMLPKVLSDILTDTSQVYYPLCVLQGFLLHMYGGGVLFILAAMAFDRYIAICFPLRYNSIMTPKVVVTVIAIVWGLDFVLILVLFSLQARLPWCRSKIMNVFCDNPSILKLTCSNTFLNNIIGLFNTALMQIISISVQVFSYVKILIACLVSRQNEARSKAINTCVAQLVIFFVFEIVGTFTILSHRFQNVSPDLQKIMGMLIFLVPPIMNPIVYGLNTQEIRSNLFRFHTKVFA, encoded by the coding sequence ATGGACAACATTACTATTGCCTTCAAGCTCAGCCTGGACCCTTTTTTTATCCCAGCTGGTGCAAGGTATCCCATATTTTTCTTTGGACTTGTGATTTATCTCTTTTGTATTTCCTGCAATATGACACTGATTGGACTCATTATTATGAAGAGGAACCTTCACAAAccaatgtattttattttgttttctctaCCACTGAATGACCTCATTGGGATCACTGCAATGCTGCCTAAAGTTCTTTCAGATATCTTAACAGACACCAGTCAAGTTTATTATCCTCTATGTGTTCTTCAAGGCTTTTTGCTTCACATGTATGGCGGTGGAGTTCTTTTCATTCTAGCTGCTATGGCTTTTGATCGATACATTGCTATCTGTTTCCCATTACGGTATAATTCTATCATGACACCCAAGGTTGTGGTGACAGTAATTGCAATTGTTTGGGGTCTGGATTTTGTCTTGATATTAGTATTGTTTTCTCTCCAAGCCAGGCTGCCATGGTGCAGATCTAAGATCATGAATGTCTTCTGTGACAATCCCTCAATTCTCAAGTTGACATGTAGCAATACCTTTCTCAACAACATCATTGGCTTGTTTAACACTGCTCTCATGCAAATAATAAGTATATCTGTCCAGGTCTTCTCCTATGTCAAGATACTGATTGCTTGTCTGGTTTCAAGGCAAAATGAAGCAAGAAGTAAGGCTATCAACACTTGTGTAGCACAACTGGTTATATTCTTTGTATTTGAAATTGTTGGGACTTTCACCATTCTTTCACACAGATTTCAAAATGTTTCACCTGATTTACAGAAGATTATGGGCATGCTGATTTTTCTTGTTCCCCCTATTATGAACCCTATTGTGTATGGACTGAATACACAGGAAATTCGAAGCAACCTCTTCCGTTTTCACACAAAGGTGTTTGCATAA